A single Lolium perenne isolate Kyuss_39 chromosome 6, Kyuss_2.0, whole genome shotgun sequence DNA region contains:
- the LOC127328691 gene encoding receptor-like protein kinase ANXUR2, giving the protein MHVLATAMGAAAAAVRWVCRKKKKRDHKKNNSMKKRDLNQTKKKRDLRNGEWLPVHHSTAADGGMSFSLEEIMSATRNFGETRVIGFGWQGKVFRGVIVDADGNNSTEVAIKRATPSSPRQNACEFGPEVEALRKLRHRHLVPLVGSCSCSKGGETILVYRYMPRGTLREHLMTKPVMPWWRRLDACMGAARGLHCLHATGIVHGGVKTSNVLFDESWVAKLSDYGLSRSATMESDVHSFGVVLFEVLTMARPGDMVGGLVDYAVACHRNGTLKDAIDPEIKDQVAPECLEKFAETAVECLAGNCIERPVIGDVLWNLELAVQLQLLNSRRT; this is encoded by the coding sequence ATGCATGTGTTGGCAACGGCAAtgggcgccgccgccgcggccgtcCGTTGGGTCTgccggaagaagaagaagagggatcACAAGAAGAATAATAGCATGAAGAAGAGGGATCTCAACCAAACAAAAAAGAAGAGGGATCTCAGAAACGGCGAGTGGCTGCCTGTACATCACTCTACCGCCGCCGACGGCGGCATGTCGTTCTCGTTGGAAGAGATCATGTCGGCGACTCGAAACTTCGGCGAGACGCGGGTAATCGGCTTCGGCTGGCAGGGGAAGGTGTTCCGCGGCGTCATCGTTGACGCCGACGGCAATAACAGCACCGAGGTCGCCATCAAGCGTGCCACCCCGTCGTCGCCGCGGCAGAATGCCTGCGAGTTCGGGCCGGAGGTCGAGGCGCTGCGCAAGCTGCGGCACCGGCACCTCGTCCCCCTCGTCGGCTCCTGTTCGTGCAGTAAGGGGGGCGAGACGATCCTCGTATACCGGTACATGCCGCGCGGCACGCTGCGGGAGCACCTGATGACGAAGCCGGTGATGCCGTGGTGGCGCCGTCTAGACGCGTGCATGGGCGCCGCGAGGGGCCTGCACTGCCTCCACGCCACCGGCATCGTGCATGGGGGCGTCAAGACCAGCAACGTCCTGTTCGACGAGAGCTGGGTCGCCAAGCTCTCGGACTACGGCCTCTCCAGGAGCGCCACCATGGAGTCCGACGTCCACTCCTTCGGCGTCGTGCTCTTCGAGGTGCTCACCATGGCGCGGCCAGGGGATATGGTCGGTGGCCTCGTCGACTACGCGGTGGCGTGCCACCGTAATGGCACCCTGAAGGACGCCATCGACCCGGAGATCAAGGACCAGGTCGCGCCGGAATGCCTCGAGAAGTTCGCCGAGACGGCGGTGGAGTGCCTCGCCGGCAATTGCATAGAGCGGCCGGTCATCGGCGACGTGCTGTGGAACCTGGAATTGGCTGTGCAGCTGCAGTTGCTTAATTCCAGGAGGACGTAA